One genomic segment of Ignavibacteriota bacterium includes these proteins:
- a CDS encoding glutamate racemase: MNFMNKTNPIGIFDSGIGGLTVVKSVNTFLPSEKIIYFGDTARVPYGSKSNSTIIEYSVQDAKFLAKKNVKLIIVACNTASSVALDELRNKFDVPIIGMINPGAKAAIKETKNKKIGVIGTETTVSNQAYSKAIKNINPEIEVIEKACPLFVPLAEEGWINHPATKLIAEEYLSELKNANIDTLILGCTHYPILKDVIQEVIGKNVKLIDSGSAAYVEVNEYLEGRGIKNYQHNIAKHEFYVSDVPKKFNLIAERFLGKELDYLEKVDLEEIINV, translated from the coding sequence ATGAATTTTATGAATAAAACAAATCCAATTGGAATTTTTGATTCCGGTATTGGCGGATTGACAGTTGTAAAAAGTGTAAATACATTTTTGCCAAGTGAAAAAATAATTTATTTTGGCGATACGGCTCGCGTTCCTTATGGATCAAAATCAAATTCAACAATTATTGAATATTCAGTGCAAGATGCAAAATTTTTAGCTAAGAAAAATGTGAAGCTTATTATTGTTGCTTGTAATACAGCTTCATCAGTTGCTCTGGATGAATTAAGAAATAAATTTGATGTTCCAATTATTGGAATGATAAATCCCGGAGCCAAAGCCGCTATTAAAGAAACAAAAAATAAAAAAATTGGAGTTATTGGAACAGAAACAACGGTTTCAAATCAAGCATATTCAAAAGCAATAAAAAATATTAATCCGGAAATTGAAGTAATAGAAAAAGCTTGTCCGCTTTTTGTTCCGCTTGCAGAAGAAGGATGGATCAATCATCCGGCAACAAAATTAATAGCGGAAGAATATTTGTCCGAATTAAAAAATGCTAATATTGATACATTAATTTTAGGCTGCACACATTATCCAATATTGAAAGATGTAATTCAAGAAGTAATTGGCAAAAATGTAAAATTAATTGATTCCGGTTCTGCCGCATATGTGGAAGTTAATGAATATTTAGAAGGCAGAGGAATTAAAAATTATCAGCATAACATTGCGAAGCACGAATTTTATGTAAGTGATGTTCCTAAAAAATTTAATTTAATTGCCGAAAGATTTTTAGGTAAAGAATTAGATTATTTAGAAAAAGTTGATCTTGAAGAAATTATAAATGTTTGA
- the typA gene encoding translational GTPase TypA, translated as MKKLRNIAIIAHVDHGKTTLVDQLLKQGNVFRKNQVVQAQFLDSNDLERERGITILAKNISIPYKDVKINLIDTPGHSDFGGEVERVLKMADGVLLLVDSFEGPMPQTRFVLEKALHLHLKPIVVINKIDRPDNRPAEVLDEIYDLFIDLDADENQLDFPVIYASGRDGWCVNDLKDERKDLVPLLDTIVEKIPQPIFDSGHVQLQVTTLDYNDYVGRIGIGRVFRGVLKKGDSHSIIKRNGSIHKILIRQLFLFEGLERKEVDEVLTGDICAIVGIEDIDIGDTIADSENPEPLPIISIDEPTISMNFTVNTSPFYGKEGKYVTSRHLHERLQKELQQNVALQVHETGSPDTLKVSGRGILHLSILIENMRREGYELAIGPPKVIYKEIDTKKAEPIEILVIDVPNETAGKVIELVGQKRGELVKMEQKGSLTKLEFHIPSRGLMGLRNKVLTVTSGEGIMHHRFYQYEYFKGSIAQRQNGVLISMHEGQATAYAIDSLQDRGKFFIDPGDIIYQGQIVGEYNKENDIEVHVQRGKKLTNMRASGSDKAAKIAPSIKFTLEEALEYIKDDELVEVTPKSIRMRKLYLDPNERRRSVKKI; from the coding sequence TTGAAAAAGTTAAGAAACATTGCAATAATTGCACACGTAGATCATGGAAAAACTACATTAGTTGACCAATTATTAAAACAAGGAAATGTATTTAGAAAAAACCAAGTTGTTCAAGCACAGTTTTTAGATTCCAATGATTTGGAGCGAGAACGCGGAATTACAATTCTTGCAAAAAATATAAGCATTCCTTACAAAGATGTAAAAATAAATTTAATTGATACTCCCGGTCACTCCGATTTTGGCGGTGAAGTTGAGCGGGTTTTAAAAATGGCAGACGGCGTTTTGCTTTTGGTAGATTCGTTTGAGGGACCAATGCCGCAGACAAGATTTGTTCTTGAGAAAGCTTTACATCTTCACTTAAAACCAATTGTTGTAATTAATAAAATTGATAGACCGGATAACAGACCGGCAGAAGTTCTTGATGAAATTTATGATTTATTTATTGATTTGGATGCCGATGAAAACCAGCTTGATTTTCCGGTAATTTACGCAAGCGGAAGAGATGGTTGGTGCGTTAATGATTTAAAAGACGAAAGAAAAGATTTGGTTCCGCTTCTTGATACAATTGTAGAGAAAATTCCTCAGCCTATTTTTGATAGCGGTCATGTACAGCTTCAAGTTACAACCTTAGATTATAACGATTACGTTGGAAGAATTGGAATTGGCAGAGTTTTTAGAGGAGTATTAAAAAAAGGTGATTCCCATAGTATTATTAAACGAAATGGATCCATACATAAAATTTTAATTAGACAACTTTTTCTGTTTGAAGGATTGGAGAGAAAAGAAGTCGATGAAGTTTTAACCGGCGATATTTGTGCAATTGTTGGAATTGAAGATATTGATATTGGCGATACAATTGCCGATAGCGAAAATCCCGAGCCGCTTCCAATAATTTCTATAGATGAACCAACAATCAGTATGAATTTTACGGTAAATACTTCTCCGTTTTATGGAAAAGAAGGAAAGTATGTAACCTCCAGACATTTACACGAAAGACTGCAAAAAGAACTTCAGCAAAATGTTGCATTACAAGTTCACGAAACCGGATCGCCGGATACTTTAAAAGTTTCGGGAAGAGGAATTTTACATCTCTCAATTTTAATTGAAAATATGCGCAGAGAAGGTTACGAATTAGCAATTGGTCCGCCAAAAGTAATTTATAAAGAAATTGATACAAAAAAAGCAGAGCCAATTGAAATTTTAGTTATTGATGTTCCAAATGAAACTGCGGGAAAAGTTATTGAACTTGTAGGACAAAAACGCGGCGAGCTTGTAAAAATGGAACAAAAGGGAAGTCTGACAAAACTTGAATTTCATATTCCATCAAGAGGTTTAATGGGATTAAGAAATAAAGTTTTAACCGTAACTTCCGGTGAAGGAATAATGCATCACAGATTTTATCAATATGAATATTTTAAAGGTTCAATTGCGCAGAGACAAAATGGAGTTTTAATTTCGATGCATGAAGGTCAAGCCACAGCTTATGCAATTGACTCACTTCAAGATAGAGGCAAATTTTTTATAGATCCGGGTGATATTATTTATCAAGGACAAATTGTTGGCGAATATAATAAAGAAAATGATATTGAAGTTCATGTTCAGCGCGGAAAAAAATTAACAAATATGCGTGCTTCCGGTTCCGATAAAGCTGCAAAAATTGCTCCTTCAATTAAATTTACTTTGGAAGAAGCACTGGAATATATTAAAGATGATGAATTAGTTGAAGTTACGCCAAAATCAATTAGGATGAGAAAATTATATCTTGATCCGAACGAAAGAAGAAGAAGCGTTAAGAAAATTTAG
- a CDS encoding DEAD/DEAH box helicase, with protein MKSFNELGVENNIVSALEELGFKTPMPVQEEVIPYLFESEPKDLVVLAQTGTGKTAAFGVPLIQKSKGKPSKIRHLILSPTRELCLQIADDLKDYSKNTEAVKITAVFGGSSIEKQISTIKSGVHIVSATPGRLVDLINRNVVDLSKVETVVLDEADEMLNMGFRDELDAIINQTPQSRNTLLFSATMPAEVSSLSKKYLKYAVEVTIGKKNVGAENVSHKIYFVQSRDRYLALKRIVDFFPEVYGIVFCRTRNETQEIADKLIQDGYNADSLHGDLSQAQRDIVMNKFRIKHLKLLVATDVAARGLDVDDLTHVINYNLPDELEIYTHRSGRTGRAGKFGSSIVIANLKEKHKIGMIEKQLGKKFESLEVPSGKEICEKQLFYLIDRMEKVTVDHTQIDSFLPQIVKKLEWLDREELIKKFVSVEFNRFLDYYKNLADLNKPDRKFSEGRTGKSNSDMTRFFINLGKKDNLKPTDIIGIVKDNSGNKEIEIGEIQIKETFSFFETEKAFENILIKNTSEKDYRGRKINLEIASSRTDDNRKPRGEFRKSRDDFKSYRDRKPRDDSRRDYKKSDDESASSFRKPRDESRGGFRKKREDLNSVFKRKRSESSGDFRKPKDEASGEFRKPRNESRSDYRKPRDESRSDFRKPSGEKKSFGDRKPKKVWKDDSPAPKKMLRRRK; from the coding sequence ATGAAATCATTTAATGAGTTAGGCGTTGAAAATAATATTGTTAGTGCATTAGAAGAGTTGGGCTTTAAAACTCCAATGCCGGTGCAAGAAGAAGTTATTCCATATTTATTTGAAAGTGAGCCAAAAGATTTAGTTGTGCTTGCTCAAACCGGAACCGGAAAAACTGCTGCTTTTGGAGTTCCATTAATACAAAAATCAAAAGGTAAACCAAGTAAAATTCGTCATTTAATTTTAAGTCCAACACGTGAATTATGTTTACAAATAGCTGATGATTTAAAAGATTATTCCAAAAATACTGAAGCCGTAAAAATCACTGCAGTATTCGGCGGATCAAGTATTGAAAAACAAATTTCTACAATTAAAAGCGGTGTTCATATTGTTTCTGCAACTCCCGGAAGACTTGTTGATTTAATAAATAGAAATGTTGTTGATTTATCCAAAGTTGAAACTGTTGTTTTAGATGAAGCAGATGAAATGTTAAATATGGGATTTAGAGATGAACTTGATGCAATAATTAATCAAACTCCGCAAAGTAGAAATACATTACTTTTCTCAGCAACAATGCCGGCAGAAGTTTCATCATTATCAAAAAAATATTTGAAATATGCGGTTGAAGTTACAATCGGGAAAAAAAATGTTGGTGCCGAAAATGTTAGTCACAAAATTTATTTTGTTCAATCAAGAGATAGATATTTAGCTTTAAAAAGAATTGTAGATTTTTTCCCGGAAGTTTACGGAATAGTTTTTTGCAGAACCAGAAATGAAACTCAAGAAATTGCTGATAAATTAATTCAAGATGGATATAATGCAGATTCGCTTCACGGTGATTTATCTCAAGCTCAACGCGATATTGTGATGAATAAATTCCGAATTAAACATTTGAAATTACTTGTAGCAACTGATGTTGCAGCGCGTGGTTTGGATGTTGATGATTTAACTCATGTAATAAATTATAATCTGCCGGATGAATTAGAAATTTATACCCACAGAAGCGGAAGAACCGGTCGCGCCGGAAAATTTGGAAGTTCAATTGTAATTGCAAATTTGAAAGAAAAACATAAAATTGGAATGATTGAAAAACAGCTCGGCAAAAAATTTGAAAGTTTGGAAGTTCCTTCCGGAAAAGAAATTTGCGAGAAACAACTTTTCTATTTAATTGACAGAATGGAAAAAGTTACGGTAGATCATACGCAGATTGATTCTTTTCTTCCGCAAATTGTAAAAAAACTTGAATGGCTTGATCGTGAAGAATTGATCAAAAAATTTGTGTCCGTTGAGTTTAACAGATTTTTAGATTATTACAAAAATCTTGCGGATTTGAACAAACCCGATAGAAAATTTAGCGAAGGAAGAACCGGCAAATCAAATAGTGATATGACAAGATTTTTTATAAATCTTGGTAAAAAAGATAATTTAAAACCAACTGACATTATTGGAATTGTTAAAGATAATTCGGGAAACAAAGAAATTGAAATCGGCGAAATTCAGATTAAGGAAACATTCTCATTTTTCGAAACCGAAAAAGCTTTTGAAAATATTTTGATTAAAAATACTTCCGAAAAAGATTACAGAGGAAGAAAAATTAATTTGGAAATTGCTTCATCACGAACTGATGATAATAGAAAACCGAGAGGAGAATTTAGAAAATCCAGAGATGATTTTAAATCGTATAGAGATAGAAAACCAAGAGATGACTCGCGAAGAGATTATAAAAAATCTGACGACGAATCAGCAAGCAGTTTTAGAAAACCAAGAGATGAATCACGCGGCGGATTTAGGAAAAAAAGAGAAGATTTAAATAGTGTATTCAAAAGAAAACGCAGCGAATCAAGTGGAGATTTTAGAAAACCGAAAGATGAAGCAAGCGGTGAATTTAGAAAACCCCGAAACGAATCAAGAAGTGATTACCGAAAACCACGAGATGAATCACGCAGCGATTTTAGAAAACCCAGTGGTGAAAAAAAATCATTTGGTGATAGAAAACCTAAAAAAGTTTGGAAAGATGATTCACCCGCACCAAAAAAAATGCTTAGAAGAAGGAAATAA
- the queC gene encoding 7-cyano-7-deazaguanine synthase QueC — translation MSKELAVVAVSGGLDSCVTTAIANQDYDLALVHINYGQKTESKELQSFHKIADYFKANKKLVIDFTHFQKIGGSSLVDKSMQISRANLNNKEVPTSYVPFRNANILAACVSWAEIIGAKRIFIGAVFEDSSGYPDCRPEFFQSFEHTANLGTKPETQIKIETPIIHLTKKEIIKLGLELKAPLQLTWSCYSNDEEACGVCDSCALRLRGFQSLNIVDPIPYKEIPNYKEN, via the coding sequence ATGAGCAAAGAACTCGCTGTTGTTGCAGTAAGTGGAGGCTTAGATAGTTGTGTAACTACTGCAATTGCAAATCAAGATTATGATTTGGCTTTGGTTCACATTAATTACGGACAAAAAACAGAATCCAAAGAATTGCAATCGTTTCATAAAATTGCAGATTACTTTAAAGCAAATAAAAAGTTAGTTATTGATTTTACACATTTTCAAAAAATCGGCGGTTCTTCTTTAGTTGATAAATCAATGCAAATTTCAAGAGCAAATCTTAACAATAAAGAAGTTCCGACTTCCTATGTTCCATTTAGAAATGCAAATATTCTTGCGGCTTGCGTTAGCTGGGCAGAAATTATTGGAGCAAAAAGAATTTTTATTGGTGCCGTTTTTGAAGATTCTTCCGGTTATCCGGATTGCAGACCGGAATTTTTTCAATCATTTGAGCATACTGCAAATTTAGGAACTAAACCGGAAACTCAAATTAAAATTGAAACGCCAATTATTCATTTAACAAAAAAAGAAATAATAAAATTAGGTTTAGAACTTAAAGCTCCGCTGCAATTAACTTGGTCGTGTTACAGCAACGATGAAGAAGCTTGCGGTGTTTGTGATAGCTGTGCATTGCGATTGCGCGGTTTCCAAAGTTTAAATATTGTTGATCCGATTCCATATAAAGAAATTCCAAATTATAAAGAAAACTAA
- the glnD gene encoding [protein-PII] uridylyltransferase gives MENSKEQFLTDRNRLFNDEGLIKNSYKFCVHYSLLVEEYILKIVKPKSSDCVMVAAGGFSRRELSPYSDIDLMFIIPKVENHEHNIREAVTKLWDVGIEVSHTVRTFSDIQKFMNEDLHAFTQFFETRFLLGNKQLYDEWNKKVFEIIHKTDKKQLIFDLFDDVEFRYKKYGSSPKVLEPNVKFTGGGLRDIHCVEWMYSIKNNILLTNQDEVTHTEIFLKTLLQNGSINRKAYKRLFDSYHIILNARNHLHLVEGRKNDRLEFEQQELIASRLGYKKSDWKEFMYSYFRASTILNRFSKTMMKRYKQSYATTISDFLLIDLDDDFEVKGNILNFKDDRILTTSEIMRAFYYRAVHDAFFELNLRSLIIESIHLIEETQTPEVTSSVFFRELLKLPANVAKTLSSMNEFSFLDVVLPEFKSLNGFFQPGVYHCYTADEHTLVALQNIENLSNEDNHLARLYKTIQSKDLLYLATLLHDIGKPISVAGHEIIGAEIANSIMQNLGYGQSEILFVQFLIRQHLTMEQVSFRRDLNDPTTLDNFITIFPSIKSLDYLYILTYADLSAVNPQVWTKWKADLLQELYLKSKSMLMEQLSGEELINAKSSQIMNENFGDNSLVADHLDQVDDVGYLFHFTQEEINQHIEEIEKGSKVAVFFKESENFTNITILTKDSDALLAKLCGALAINDMNIHDARIFTRRDGIVIDSFSVSDFRSNSLVDSSKYQKIEKDLKSAILGELKIEKEFERVKQKWKRILNTNTSNTKNTIIDFENQENFTIIEVHSTDKIGLLFTITNKLAELGLAVSFAKIVTKLDGIIDVFYVLKNNGQKLRKSEYDFIRTELITVIKGL, from the coding sequence ATGGAAAATTCTAAAGAACAATTTTTAACTGATAGAAACAGACTTTTTAACGATGAAGGATTAATAAAAAATTCTTATAAGTTCTGCGTTCATTACAGTTTATTAGTTGAAGAATATATTTTAAAAATTGTAAAACCAAAATCTTCCGATTGTGTAATGGTTGCTGCCGGAGGGTTTAGCAGACGTGAACTTTCTCCTTACTCCGATATTGATTTAATGTTTATAATTCCAAAAGTTGAAAATCATGAACACAATATTAGGGAAGCGGTAACAAAACTTTGGGATGTTGGAATTGAGGTTTCTCATACTGTGCGTACATTCAGTGATATTCAAAAATTTATGAATGAAGATCTTCATGCGTTTACACAATTTTTTGAAACAAGATTTTTGCTTGGTAATAAACAACTTTATGATGAATGGAATAAAAAAGTTTTTGAAATAATTCATAAAACTGATAAGAAGCAATTAATTTTTGATTTATTTGATGACGTTGAATTTCGTTATAAAAAATATGGAAGTTCTCCAAAAGTGCTTGAGCCCAATGTTAAATTTACCGGCGGCGGATTGCGCGATATTCATTGTGTTGAATGGATGTATTCAATAAAAAATAATATTCTTCTTACAAATCAAGACGAAGTAACACACACCGAAATTTTCTTAAAAACATTACTGCAAAACGGTTCAATAAACAGAAAAGCTTATAAAAGATTGTTTGATAGTTATCATATAATTTTAAACGCAAGAAATCATCTTCATCTTGTTGAAGGAAGAAAAAATGATAGATTGGAATTTGAACAGCAGGAACTAATAGCAAGTAGATTGGGATATAAAAAAAGTGACTGGAAAGAATTTATGTACAGTTACTTTAGAGCATCAACAATTCTTAATCGTTTTTCAAAAACTATGATGAAACGATATAAGCAGTCGTATGCAACAACAATTTCTGATTTTTTACTTATTGATCTTGATGATGATTTTGAAGTTAAAGGTAATATTTTAAATTTTAAAGATGATAGAATTTTAACAACTTCCGAAATTATGCGCGCATTTTATTATCGTGCAGTTCACGATGCATTTTTTGAACTTAATCTCCGTTCGTTAATTATAGAAAGTATTCACTTAATTGAAGAAACCCAAACTCCGGAAGTAACATCTTCTGTTTTTTTTAGAGAATTACTAAAGCTTCCGGCAAATGTTGCAAAAACACTTTCTTCAATGAATGAGTTTAGTTTTTTAGATGTGGTTTTACCGGAGTTTAAAAGTTTAAACGGTTTTTTCCAGCCGGGAGTTTATCATTGTTATACCGCTGATGAACACACTTTAGTTGCTTTGCAGAATATTGAAAATTTATCTAATGAAGATAATCATCTTGCGCGGCTTTATAAAACCATACAGTCAAAAGATTTATTATATCTTGCAACTTTATTGCACGATATTGGAAAGCCAATTAGTGTTGCGGGACATGAAATTATTGGTGCGGAAATTGCAAATAGCATTATGCAGAATTTAGGTTACGGGCAAAGTGAAATTTTATTTGTGCAGTTTTTAATTAGGCAACATTTAACAATGGAACAAGTTTCATTCAGAAGAGATTTAAATGATCCCACAACTTTAGATAATTTTATTACTATTTTTCCATCAATAAAATCTTTGGATTATTTATACATTTTAACTTACGCAGATTTATCTGCCGTAAATCCGCAAGTATGGACAAAATGGAAAGCGGATCTTTTACAAGAATTATATTTAAAATCAAAATCAATGTTGATGGAACAACTTTCCGGTGAAGAACTTATAAACGCAAAGTCTTCTCAAATTATGAATGAAAATTTTGGAGATAACTCATTAGTTGCAGATCATTTAGATCAAGTTGATGATGTAGGATATTTATTTCATTTTACTCAAGAAGAAATTAATCAACATATAGAAGAAATTGAAAAAGGTTCAAAAGTTGCCGTATTTTTTAAAGAGAGCGAAAATTTTACTAACATTACAATTCTTACAAAAGATTCGGATGCACTTTTAGCCAAGCTGTGCGGGGCGCTGGCAATTAACGATATGAATATTCACGATGCAAGAATATTTACAAGACGAGACGGAATTGTAATTGATAGCTTTAGTGTTTCGGATTTTAGAAGTAATTCTTTAGTTGATTCTTCCAAATATCAGAAAATTGAAAAAGATTTAAAATCAGCAATTCTTGGTGAATTGAAAATTGAAAAAGAATTTGAAAGAGTTAAACAAAAATGGAAGAGAATTCTAAATACAAATACATCTAATACAAAAAACACAATAATTGATTTCGAAAATCAAGAAAATTTTACGATTATTGAAGTTCATTCAACAGATAAAATTGGACTGCTTTTTACAATCACAAACAAATTGGCTGAACTTGGTTTAGCAGTAAGTTTTGCAAAAATTGTAACAAAACTTGATGGAATTATCGATGTGTTTTATGTTCTAAAAAATAACGGACAAAAATTAAGAAAAAGTGAATATGATTTTATTAGAACTGAATTAATTACGGTAATTAAAGGATTATAA
- the queF gene encoding NADPH-dependent 7-cyano-7-deazaguanine reductase QueF — MQNKRKILETFENEYQDRDYMIEHTAPEFTSVCPKTGQPDFATIVLEYIPNKLCIELKSYKFYLNSFRNDGIYFESVTNRILDDLVTVCKPRYMKIRAEFNTRGGISSVVEVEYEKEEEMSSLN; from the coding sequence ATGCAGAATAAAAGAAAAATTTTAGAAACATTTGAAAATGAATATCAAGATAGAGATTATATGATTGAACATACTGCGCCGGAGTTTACATCTGTTTGTCCTAAAACCGGACAACCGGATTTTGCAACTATTGTTCTTGAATATATTCCAAATAAACTTTGCATAGAATTAAAATCATATAAATTTTATCTTAACTCATTTAGAAATGACGGAATATATTTTGAAAGCGTAACTAACAGAATTTTAGATGATTTAGTTACCGTTTGCAAACCAAGGTATATGAAGATTAGAGCCGAGTTTAATACCCGCGGGGGAATTTCATCTGTGGTGGAAGTTGAATATGAAAAAGAAGAAGAAATGAGCAGTCTAAATTAA
- a CDS encoding tyrosine phenol-lyase has protein sequence MIKKKITKRSWAEPFKIKVVEPLKMTTKVEREKAIKEAGYNTFLLKSEDVYIDLLTDSGTNAMSDSQWAGMMIGDEAYAGSKNFYHLWDNIKKYYGHPYFVPTHQGRAAEHMISKILITPGDYIPGNMYFTTTRLHQELAGATFVDVIIDEAHDPDNEHLFKGNIDIQKLEDLIKKVGAKKIPYVSMAGPVNMAGGQPFSMSNLKEVKKVCDKYGIQLWFDATRATENAYFIQEREKGYKSKTIAQIFLEMCSYFEGVWVSAKKDLMVNIGGIIATKNKKVYEEARNMVVIYEGLHTYGGLAGRDMEAMAIGIEEMLDYNNIHARIGQIRYFGDQLAQYGVPFVKPIGGHAIFLNAKKFLPHVKQDQYPAQTLAAEIYIDSGVRTMERGIVSAGRNKETGENNYPKLELVRCTFPRRVYTQAHIDVTVESIASVFQNRKSIKGLKMIYEPKYLRFFQAKFKKL, from the coding sequence ATGATTAAGAAAAAAATTACAAAACGAAGCTGGGCAGAGCCATTCAAAATTAAAGTTGTTGAACCTTTAAAAATGACAACAAAAGTTGAACGAGAAAAAGCTATAAAAGAAGCCGGTTACAATACTTTTCTATTAAAATCTGAAGATGTATATATTGATCTTCTTACTGATAGCGGAACAAACGCAATGAGTGATAGTCAGTGGGCTGGAATGATGATTGGCGATGAAGCTTATGCCGGAAGTAAAAACTTTTATCACTTGTGGGATAATATTAAAAAATATTATGGTCACCCATATTTTGTTCCAACACATCAAGGAAGAGCCGCTGAACATATGATTTCTAAAATACTTATTACGCCGGGAGATTACATTCCGGGCAATATGTATTTTACAACAACAAGACTTCACCAAGAATTAGCCGGTGCAACTTTCGTAGATGTTATTATTGATGAAGCCCACGATCCGGATAATGAACATCTTTTCAAAGGAAATATTGATATTCAAAAGTTGGAAGATTTAATAAAAAAAGTCGGTGCAAAAAAAATTCCTTATGTAAGTATGGCTGGACCAGTAAATATGGCCGGCGGTCAACCGTTCTCGATGAGTAACTTAAAAGAAGTAAAAAAAGTTTGCGATAAATACGGAATACAACTTTGGTTTGATGCAACTCGCGCAACAGAAAATGCATATTTTATTCAAGAAAGAGAAAAAGGTTATAAATCAAAAACTATCGCACAAATTTTCTTAGAAATGTGTTCTTATTTTGAAGGAGTTTGGGTAAGCGCGAAAAAAGATTTAATGGTAAATATTGGCGGAATTATTGCAACCAAAAATAAAAAAGTATACGAAGAAGCCAGAAATATGGTTGTAATTTATGAAGGCTTACACACTTACGGCGGTCTTGCCGGAAGAGATATGGAAGCTATGGCAATTGGAATTGAGGAAATGTTGGATTATAATAATATTCATGCAAGAATTGGACAAATAAGATATTTTGGTGATCAGCTTGCTCAATATGGAGTTCCATTTGTTAAACCAATTGGCGGACATGCAATATTTCTGAATGCTAAAAAATTTCTTCCACATGTAAAACAAGATCAATATCCGGCACAAACATTAGCTGCAGAAATTTATATTGATTCCGGTGTGAGAACTATGGAAAGAGGAATTGTTTCTGCGGGAAGAAATAAAGAAACCGGAGAAAATAATTATCCTAAATTGGAATTGGTAAGATGTACTTTTCCAAGACGCGTTTATACTCAAGCCCACATTGATGTTACGGTAGAATCTATTGCAAGTGTTTTTCAAAATAGAAAAAGTATTAAAGGTTTAAAAATGATTTACGAACCAAAATATTTAAGATTCTTTCAAGCAAAATTCAAAAAATTGTAA
- a CDS encoding threonylcarbamoyl-AMP synthase has protein sequence MEFYELHPVNPQLRYINKAVEVLKDGGVIIYPTDTVYGLGCDIFNKEAVERIYSIKNETETKLFSFLCSDLKDISKYAKVSDFAYRAMKKLIPGPYTFVLPAAKEVPKLLWTKRKTVGIRVPDNNIARILVQELGNPIISTSATTRKGQLIFDPIEIRTIFNTSVDLMLSMGALNGVPSSIIDLSGDTVEIVREGSGDLSFFTNI, from the coding sequence ATGGAATTTTACGAACTTCATCCGGTAAATCCGCAATTACGATATATAAATAAAGCTGTAGAAGTTTTAAAAGACGGCGGCGTAATAATTTATCCTACTGATACTGTTTACGGTTTGGGTTGTGATATTTTTAACAAAGAAGCCGTGGAAAGAATTTATTCAATTAAAAATGAGACCGAAACAAAACTATTTAGTTTTTTATGTTCCGATTTGAAAGATATTTCCAAATATGCAAAAGTTTCTGATTTTGCTTACCGGGCAATGAAAAAATTAATTCCCGGACCTTATACTTTTGTTTTGCCCGCTGCAAAAGAAGTTCCAAAATTATTGTGGACGAAAAGAAAAACTGTTGGAATTCGCGTGCCGGATAACAATATTGCCAGAATTTTAGTTCAAGAATTAGGAAATCCAATAATTAGTACAAGTGCAACAACAAGAAAAGGTCAATTAATTTTTGATCCAATAGAAATTAGAACAATTTTTAACACAAGCGTTGATTTAATGCTTTCAATGGGAGCGTTAAACGGAGTTCCTTCCAGCATTATTGATTTAAGCGGCGATACCGTTGAAATTGTTAGAGAAGGTTCCGGAGATTTATCTTTTTTTACAAATATTTAG